From a region of the Pseudanabaena sp. ABRG5-3 genome:
- a CDS encoding FtsX-like permease family protein: MIFAVPLAWLQLTYEKSRLLVAIAGITFAVVLMFLQLGFRDALFTSAIRLQSNLVGDLVIISPQSTNLVGMRNFSQRRLYQTLGMKEVESVNPVYIGLAAWKIKEDPAGQTRNILILGANPDAKVFKMAGAESNINRVKTEDVVLFDRASRAEFGPIVSECGSLALKTIFSEEAFTCKNLVNREVANRKLIIGGLFELGASFAADGALITSDTNFLRIFDNRRAGLINVGLINLKPDASPYEAMRNFILEQNGDTVVLPRDKLQPDGKKVRILYKESIGVDGKVIREEDKNKVLISKSDLTVEDLKKSQDAAIDDTRILTMQGYIEFEKGYWQKSTAIGFIFSLGTVMGFIVGIVIVYQILYTDVSDHLAEYATLKAMGYNNLYLAQVVIQEAFVLSILGFIPGLGISFGLYNLTKNATLLPLYIWDKAIPVMILTMIMCVISGAISLRKVQSADPAEIFG, from the coding sequence ATGATTTTTGCTGTACCTCTCGCTTGGTTACAACTTACCTACGAAAAAAGTCGTCTTCTGGTTGCGATCGCAGGGATAACTTTTGCGGTTGTCTTAATGTTTTTACAACTGGGCTTCCGCGATGCTCTCTTTACTAGTGCAATTCGACTTCAAAGCAATCTTGTTGGAGACTTGGTAATTATTAGTCCACAGTCCACCAACCTTGTGGGGATGCGAAATTTCTCCCAACGTCGCCTTTATCAAACCTTAGGGATGAAGGAAGTTGAATCCGTCAATCCAGTTTATATCGGACTTGCCGCTTGGAAAATCAAAGAAGATCCTGCGGGACAAACTCGGAATATTTTGATATTAGGAGCAAATCCTGATGCGAAGGTCTTTAAAATGGCGGGTGCTGAATCAAATATCAATCGCGTTAAAACTGAAGATGTGGTTCTATTTGATCGCGCTTCCCGCGCTGAGTTTGGACCTATTGTCAGTGAATGTGGCTCCCTAGCTCTCAAAACTATTTTTAGTGAGGAAGCCTTTACCTGTAAAAACTTAGTTAATCGCGAGGTCGCCAATCGTAAGCTCATCATCGGCGGTTTATTTGAACTAGGTGCATCCTTTGCCGCCGATGGTGCGCTCATTACTAGTGACACTAACTTTCTGAGGATTTTTGATAACCGTCGTGCAGGGTTGATTAACGTTGGCTTGATCAATTTGAAACCTGACGCATCACCTTACGAAGCCATGCGAAATTTTATTCTTGAGCAAAATGGTGATACCGTTGTTTTGCCTCGCGATAAGTTACAACCCGACGGCAAAAAAGTTCGGATTTTGTATAAAGAAAGTATTGGTGTGGATGGCAAGGTGATCCGCGAAGAAGACAAAAACAAAGTACTGATCTCCAAGTCAGATTTGACAGTTGAAGATCTAAAAAAATCTCAGGATGCAGCGATCGATGATACCCGTATCTTAACGATGCAAGGCTATATCGAATTTGAGAAGGGATATTGGCAAAAGAGTACAGCGATCGGATTTATTTTCAGTCTTGGTACAGTCATGGGCTTTATTGTTGGGATTGTGATCGTCTATCAAATTCTCTATACTGATGTATCCGATCATCTTGCGGAATATGCCACCCTCAAGGCAATGGGCTATAACAACTTATATCTAGCTCAAGTGGTCATTCAAGAAGCATTTGTATTATCAATTCTTGGATTTATTCCTGGGCTAGGTATCTCTTTTGGACTTTATAATCTCACCAAAAATGCCACCTTGTTACCATTGTATATTTGGGATAAAGCTATTCCTGTCATGATCTTAACTATGATTATGTGTGTGATTTCAGGAGCAATATCACTACGCAAAGTTCAGTCTGCTGATCCTGCGGAAATTTTTGGATAA
- a CDS encoding AAA family ATPase produces the protein MLLNIPEYQVIDKIHDGGNSQVYRGVRTQDNLSVVLKVLNAKFPDIQIIGKYKLEYEITKSFTSDLIISAYDFKQYQNSFVIILEDFGGESLNQFLMAQQPDLIESLKLAIQISESVAQIHAANIIHKDINPSNIIFNPKTKQLKIIDFGIASSLPKETLMVDHHDILEGTLAYISPEQTGRMNRSLDYRTDIYSMGVTFYQMLTGHLPFTSHDPLELIHHHLALEPIAPHLINSQVPSILSQIILKLLAKNAEGRYQSVWGVKADLEKCLEQLQTQGEIAHFELAQQDITDKFLIPEKLYGRSQEISRLLAAFSKVMLNDADHDPNSDRLEVLPEMVLISGYAGIGKSRLVKEVQRLIGHNYVHFIIGKFDQYQRNIPYLAIIQAFQGLIKHLLTEDEDSLNQWRSRLINALGTNSCLITQVIPDLELIIGKQEHSSEISNYVSASDSQNRFNRVFQNFIRVFAQSERPLIIFLDDLQWADRASLKLLQILATTNAKQSLMLIGAYRHNEVNAAHPMMQIIDNIQKANGEVCQLFLSTLNLTDITQLIVDTLHCVNNDALLLAELVRQKTGGNPFFMNEFLKSLYDEKLIGFNYQLRQWEWSITQIQERGITDNVVSLMAGKIQKLNPDTQRLLQIAACIGNEFDLDLLVFASDLSYIKTIQCLIYAIAEGLILPLSNAYQSLYYGIELTSDCPIINYKFVHDRIQQAAYSLIPDTDRSAFHYRIGKLLLDQTENLVEKLEDQIFRIINQFRLGSSQITTQKERDYLVQLYLLAGRKARLSYAYESSVQYCEMGLQLLSEAAWNQYPQITQDLYLEAITAACLAGRFEMVDALIDVAKPHVALIQDQIKLIEVQIQSLIARNRLPEAIAIGLEILHQLGVDIPQQPDQQIVDAAFKLIAQKLSETEDVLHLPVMDNPQKLSAINTLSNISSAAYIGFPVLYPLIVLKQIELSLQFGNTLETAYAFSTYGLILCVSGKIEEGNQAADIALAVMQKFHASNFKAKIFNLIYHFIRPWKEPARQVLAPLLEGYQAGVESGDLEFAAYCLFNHCQVAYFAGENLLTLKQDMAIYGKIIANLKQAIALNFHQIGQQAVLNFLGEAENPQVLIGAVYNEIERLPLHLASGDTYSTATAYVQKLILSYHFASPQETLVIAKLANQAIGGATGAIQFGAFYFYHALTLLANTEITAEITAEITDAEILNALDKLVNWAVHAPTNFAHRCDLVRAEIARIMDQKMEAMDLYDRAIAFAKENQYIHEEALANELAAKFYLGYGKTTIAKAYMQEARQGYLQWGALAKVQHLESCYPELLEILSTNLKADQNNHINRATQSSSNNLTSLELGSFLRASQAIANEIQLDQLLETLMNILLENAGAQTGYLLLPRDLSISANSASQNQWTIEAIKTISYEHIALQSIAMDTISIDGNYYIPLSLVNYVIRTHERVVLHNATQLGDFQNDPWIVLYQSKSLLCMPLINRGTLSAVVLLENNLITDAFTPERLEVLNLLSTQAAISISKARLLKQRGELNQALQAEISDRLLAEQALQEQNQRTQIFAEVSLKIRQSIELQEILQTTVTEIQRVLKADRVIIYQINHDKTGRVAEEAVVPSCQALINQEIFDPCFKECVDRYEQGAVTAINDIDNADIKPCHADFLKQFEVKANLVVPILQTDQLLQTDQLWGLLIVHQCDHPRDWTEFEIGFLVQLANQLGIALFQSQLVSSLRQNEQSLNQLNEELEHRVMQRTAELEAVNKELESFSYSVSHDLRAPLRAVVGFSRMLQEDYSDRLDTEGNRFLKVVRDNAKRMGELIDNLLDLSRLNRKEMLRRSISVNNLIQQLLSDFAPELASRQIEFIFGDLPDCQADTSLLTQVWINLLSNAIKYTSKIDHARIEIGFQTINEEIVYFIRDNGAGFDMQYADKLFGVFQRMHLDREFEGTGIGLAIVQRIVQRHGGRIWAEAAINQGATFYFTIPNR, from the coding sequence ATGCTTTTAAATATACCTGAATACCAAGTTATTGATAAGATTCATGATGGAGGGAATTCACAGGTTTATCGAGGTGTGCGTACACAAGATAATCTAAGTGTAGTCCTCAAGGTGTTAAACGCTAAATTTCCTGATATTCAAATAATCGGGAAATATAAACTAGAATATGAAATCACTAAGAGCTTTACTTCAGATCTTATCATCAGTGCATACGACTTTAAGCAATATCAAAATAGTTTTGTAATTATATTAGAAGACTTTGGTGGTGAGTCTTTAAACCAGTTTTTGATGGCACAACAGCCTGATTTAATTGAATCTCTAAAATTAGCTATTCAAATTAGTGAAAGTGTGGCTCAAATTCATGCGGCAAACATTATTCATAAAGATATTAATCCATCAAATATTATCTTTAATCCAAAGACAAAACAGTTAAAAATAATTGATTTTGGTATTGCTTCTTCTTTACCAAAGGAAACTTTAATGGTCGATCATCATGACATTTTAGAAGGGACTTTGGCTTACATATCACCTGAACAAACAGGGCGGATGAATCGATCGCTAGATTATCGCACTGATATTTATTCGATGGGTGTGACTTTTTATCAAATGCTAACTGGACATTTACCCTTTACATCTCATGATCCGTTAGAGTTAATTCATCACCATTTAGCCCTAGAGCCGATCGCACCACATTTAATTAATTCCCAAGTTCCATCCATACTTTCGCAAATCATCCTGAAACTGTTAGCGAAGAATGCTGAAGGACGCTATCAAAGCGTATGGGGGGTAAAAGCTGATCTGGAGAAATGTCTAGAGCAGTTACAGACACAGGGAGAAATTGCCCATTTTGAGCTAGCACAACAGGATATTACTGATAAATTCCTCATTCCTGAGAAGCTCTATGGCAGATCTCAAGAAATTTCGAGACTACTAGCGGCTTTTTCCAAGGTTATGCTCAATGATGCCGATCATGATCCTAATAGCGATCGTCTTGAAGTATTGCCTGAGATGGTCTTGATATCTGGATATGCTGGTATTGGCAAGTCTAGATTAGTAAAAGAAGTACAGCGGCTGATTGGACACAATTATGTACATTTTATCATCGGTAAGTTTGACCAATATCAGCGTAATATTCCCTATCTAGCAATTATCCAAGCATTTCAGGGCTTAATTAAACACTTACTTACTGAAGATGAGGATAGTTTAAATCAATGGCGATCGCGTTTGATCAATGCTTTAGGAACCAATAGTTGTTTAATTACTCAAGTAATTCCTGATTTAGAGTTAATCATTGGTAAACAAGAGCATAGTTCGGAAATATCTAATTATGTATCTGCTAGTGATTCTCAAAATCGATTCAATCGTGTTTTTCAAAATTTTATTCGCGTGTTTGCCCAATCAGAACGTCCGTTGATAATTTTTTTAGATGATTTGCAATGGGCTGATCGTGCTTCTTTAAAACTGTTACAGATCTTAGCAACTACAAATGCAAAACAATCTCTAATGTTGATAGGAGCATATCGGCATAATGAGGTGAATGCTGCACATCCGATGATGCAAATAATCGACAATATTCAAAAAGCAAATGGTGAGGTTTGTCAACTGTTCTTGTCAACGCTCAATCTTACAGATATCACTCAATTGATTGTAGATACTTTGCACTGTGTAAATAATGATGCTTTGCTACTAGCAGAACTAGTTCGCCAAAAGACAGGTGGCAATCCCTTCTTTATGAATGAGTTTTTGAAATCTCTCTATGACGAAAAGTTAATTGGATTTAACTATCAATTACGTCAATGGGAATGGTCGATCACTCAGATACAGGAACGGGGAATTACGGATAATGTGGTTAGTTTGATGGCTGGAAAAATTCAAAAGCTGAATCCTGATACGCAGCGCTTGTTACAAATTGCGGCTTGTATTGGTAATGAATTTGATCTCGATCTACTCGTATTTGCGTCGGATCTCTCCTATATCAAAACAATTCAATGCCTAATCTATGCGATCGCGGAAGGGCTGATCCTGCCCCTAAGTAATGCCTATCAGTCGCTGTACTACGGGATCGAGTTAACGAGCGATTGTCCTATCATCAATTATAAATTTGTGCATGATCGCATTCAGCAAGCTGCTTATTCCTTGATTCCTGACACCGATAGGTCAGCTTTTCATTATCGGATTGGCAAATTATTGCTAGATCAAACAGAAAATTTAGTCGAGAAATTAGAAGATCAGATTTTTCGGATTATTAATCAATTTAGATTAGGCAGTAGCCAAATTACGACCCAAAAGGAACGGGACTACTTAGTGCAACTTTATCTCTTAGCTGGGCGTAAAGCTCGTTTATCCTATGCCTATGAGTCTAGTGTGCAGTATTGTGAAATGGGGCTACAACTTTTATCTGAGGCCGCTTGGAACCAATATCCTCAAATTACACAGGATCTTTATCTAGAAGCGATTACTGCCGCTTGTTTAGCAGGGAGATTTGAGATGGTCGATGCACTCATTGACGTTGCTAAGCCCCATGTTGCTCTGATTCAAGACCAAATTAAATTGATCGAAGTTCAGATTCAATCCTTGATTGCGCGTAATCGACTGCCTGAAGCGATCGCGATCGGCTTAGAGATACTGCATCAGTTAGGAGTAGACATTCCTCAACAACCCGATCAACAGATTGTAGACGCTGCTTTTAAACTAATTGCTCAAAAGTTGTCAGAAACGGAAGATGTACTACATTTGCCAGTAATGGACAACCCTCAGAAATTGTCAGCGATCAATACTTTAAGCAATATATCTTCTGCTGCCTACATTGGGTTTCCTGTACTATATCCACTGATTGTACTCAAGCAGATTGAGCTATCTCTACAATTTGGCAATACTTTAGAAACTGCCTATGCTTTTTCTACCTATGGCTTGATTTTATGTGTAAGTGGCAAGATCGAAGAGGGAAATCAAGCCGCCGATATTGCCTTGGCTGTGATGCAGAAGTTTCATGCGAGTAACTTCAAGGCAAAAATATTTAACTTGATTTATCATTTTATTCGTCCTTGGAAAGAGCCAGCCCGTCAAGTACTTGCGCCTTTATTGGAAGGATATCAAGCGGGAGTCGAATCAGGAGATTTAGAATTTGCAGCCTATTGCTTATTTAATCATTGTCAAGTTGCCTACTTTGCAGGAGAGAACTTGCTCACACTAAAGCAAGATATGGCAATCTATGGAAAAATAATCGCTAATTTAAAACAGGCGATCGCTCTTAATTTCCATCAAATCGGTCAACAAGCAGTCTTAAATTTTCTTGGTGAGGCAGAAAATCCTCAAGTTTTAATTGGTGCGGTTTATAACGAAATTGAACGCTTGCCGTTACATTTAGCCTCAGGGGATACCTATTCCACTGCTACTGCCTATGTTCAAAAGTTGATCTTGAGTTATCATTTTGCATCACCACAGGAAACCCTTGTGATCGCGAAACTTGCGAATCAAGCAATTGGTGGTGCTACAGGAGCGATCCAATTTGGCGCATTCTACTTCTACCATGCGTTAACATTATTAGCGAATACCGAAATAACTGCTGAAATAACTGCTGAAATAACTGATGCAGAAATCTTGAATGCTCTTGACAAACTGGTTAATTGGGCAGTACATGCACCGACTAACTTTGCCCATCGATGTGATCTCGTGCGTGCGGAAATAGCACGAATAATGGATCAAAAAATGGAGGCAATGGATTTATATGATCGGGCGATCGCCTTTGCTAAAGAGAATCAGTATATTCATGAAGAAGCTTTAGCCAATGAATTAGCTGCCAAATTTTATCTGGGTTATGGTAAAACTACAATTGCTAAAGCCTATATGCAGGAGGCAAGACAAGGCTATTTACAATGGGGAGCCTTAGCCAAGGTACAGCATTTAGAAAGTTGCTATCCTGAACTCCTAGAAATACTTTCCACTAATCTCAAAGCTGATCAAAATAACCACATTAATCGAGCAACTCAATCCTCCTCAAATAATTTAACATCCCTCGAACTAGGGTCTTTTTTGAGGGCTTCTCAGGCGATCGCGAATGAGATTCAGCTAGATCAGCTTTTAGAAACCCTGATGAATATTTTACTTGAGAATGCAGGAGCGCAAACGGGCTACTTGCTACTCCCTAGGGACTTATCGATTTCCGCAAATTCAGCTAGTCAAAACCAATGGACGATCGAGGCGATTAAAACAATTAGCTATGAGCATATTGCCTTGCAGTCAATTGCGATGGATACTATTTCCATAGATGGTAATTACTACATCCCCCTTTCTCTAGTTAATTATGTGATTCGCACCCATGAGAGAGTAGTTCTGCATAATGCTACCCAACTTGGTGATTTTCAGAATGATCCTTGGATTGTGCTGTACCAATCAAAATCTCTGCTCTGTATGCCTTTGATTAATCGGGGAACCCTCAGTGCGGTGGTGTTATTGGAAAATAATTTGATCACTGACGCATTTACACCAGAGCGATTAGAAGTGCTTAATTTGCTCTCAACCCAAGCTGCTATTTCAATTAGTAAAGCGCGTTTATTAAAACAACGAGGGGAACTCAATCAAGCTTTGCAAGCAGAAATTAGCGATCGCCTGTTAGCTGAACAAGCTCTACAGGAACAAAATCAGCGTACTCAGATTTTTGCGGAGGTCTCTCTGAAAATTCGGCAGTCGATTGAACTGCAAGAGATTCTCCAAACAACAGTGACAGAAATTCAAAGGGTTTTGAAGGCGGATCGAGTGATCATCTATCAAATTAATCACGACAAAACAGGACGGGTTGCGGAAGAAGCCGTAGTTCCGTCATGTCAAGCTTTAATCAATCAAGAAATATTTGATCCTTGCTTTAAGGAATGTGTAGATAGGTATGAGCAAGGAGCAGTTACTGCAATTAATGATATTGATAATGCTGATATTAAACCCTGTCATGCTGATTTCCTCAAGCAATTTGAAGTAAAAGCGAATCTCGTCGTTCCTATTTTACAGACAGATCAACTTTTACAGACAGATCAACTATGGGGTTTACTAATCGTGCATCAATGCGATCATCCTCGTGATTGGACAGAATTTGAAATAGGATTTCTTGTCCAGTTAGCTAATCAATTAGGCATTGCTCTATTTCAAAGTCAGCTTGTGAGTAGTCTTCGCCAAAATGAGCAGTCCTTAAATCAACTGAATGAGGAGTTAGAACATCGGGTTATGCAACGGACAGCAGAGCTAGAAGCGGTCAATAAAGAACTAGAATCTTTCTCCTATTCGGTTTCCCATGACCTACGCGCACCATTGCGGGCTGTTGTTGGATTTTCGCGGATGTTACAGGAAGACTATAGCGATCGCTTAGATACTGAGGGTAATCGATTTCTTAAGGTTGTGCGCGACAATGCTAAGCGCATGGGTGAATTGATTGACAATCTCCTTGACTTATCTCGCTTAAATCGCAAGGAAATGTTGCGGCGATCTATTTCTGTAAATAACTTGATTCAACAGTTGTTAAGTGATTTTGCTCCAGAACTAGCATCTCGGCAGATCGAGTTTATCTTTGGGGACTTACCAGATTGTCAAGCAGATACCTCTCTATTGACCCAAGTTTGGATTAACTTATTGTCCAATGCGATCAAATATACGAGCAAGATAGATCATGCACGTATTGAAATTGGTTTTCAAACAATTAATGAAGAAATAGTGTACTTTATCCGAGATAATGGTGCTGGCTTTGATATGCAGTATGCCGATAAATTATTTGGCGTATTTCAACGAATGCACCTTGATCGTGAGTTTGAAGGTACTGGTATTGGCTTAGCGATCGTTCAGCGTATTGTCCAGCGTCATGGTGGACGTATTTGGGCAGAAGCGGCAATCAATCAAGGTGCAACTTTTTACTTTACGATTCCCAATCGTTAG
- a CDS encoding CHAT domain-containing protein, which produces MRPSLLWGLSLILTMLSLSAANPARSQTSMPQPQRTPQPSQPNTGFDPSRILDLINLLGGSRNSQPEQQVDLSPDIAEIRGQISRLYFLLARQYAAQNQLPEACNALEKGYNAELEGYLRKRLRSRQPDSNDCYASEVKRISQLTGSPTALIYVTTSKGGLELIAIPPSKPTRPAGLFPRTRIGTKSLEEKVGLPFLAQSNDNNGTPVRKVASNVTTEQVDRVIFDFRNNLQDARSYDFLPQSQQLYDWIIRPIEPELEKAQVKTIVFVMNGNLRVVPPAAFHDGQRYLIEKYAVTSIPSWQLTEPNRPDRTLTPQILAMGLSESVEGLSPLPATKVEVETIASKVLIGKNFLNQEFTKDNLRSQLSNQKFGIIHLATHAKFIGESPQKSFIQFWGDRLQMSQMSQMNLVTDLLTLSACETALGQNLGLAGLAVDSGATSVLASLWEVSDAGTAPLMIRFYQGLPTAPSKAIALQEAQLAFLHGEVTLANNQIKGIKGFPNIPFSIDARGIDLKHPYFWSSFTLVGNWL; this is translated from the coding sequence ATGCGACCTTCTCTGCTATGGGGTCTTTCCCTAATCCTGACAATGCTTTCGCTGAGTGCTGCCAATCCTGCGCGATCGCAAACTTCCATGCCACAGCCACAGAGAACTCCTCAACCCTCACAACCTAATACTGGATTCGATCCCTCGCGGATTTTAGACTTGATCAATTTATTGGGCGGTTCTAGGAATTCTCAGCCTGAGCAACAGGTGGATTTATCTCCCGATATTGCCGAAATTCGTGGACAAATCAGTCGCTTGTATTTTCTCCTAGCAAGACAATATGCCGCCCAAAATCAATTACCTGAAGCTTGTAATGCTCTCGAAAAGGGATATAACGCGGAGCTAGAAGGTTATCTACGGAAACGATTGCGATCGCGCCAACCTGATAGTAATGACTGTTATGCCTCTGAGGTAAAGCGCATCTCGCAACTGACAGGCAGCCCCACGGCTCTCATTTATGTCACCACATCAAAGGGCGGTTTAGAACTAATTGCGATACCACCATCCAAGCCCACTAGACCTGCTGGCTTATTTCCACGTACTCGGATCGGGACAAAATCCCTAGAAGAAAAAGTGGGACTGCCCTTCTTAGCTCAGAGCAATGACAACAATGGAACTCCTGTACGCAAGGTTGCTTCCAATGTGACCACAGAGCAAGTCGATCGCGTCATCTTTGACTTTCGCAATAATTTACAAGATGCCCGTTCCTATGATTTTCTACCCCAATCGCAACAACTATATGACTGGATCATCCGTCCTATCGAACCTGAACTAGAGAAAGCACAGGTCAAAACAATTGTATTTGTGATGAATGGGAATTTGCGCGTAGTTCCCCCTGCGGCTTTTCACGATGGACAGCGTTATCTGATCGAGAAATATGCAGTGACATCGATTCCATCATGGCAACTCACAGAACCCAATCGTCCCGATCGCACTCTGACTCCCCAGATCTTAGCAATGGGGCTTTCGGAATCCGTCGAAGGTTTATCACCACTACCAGCTACAAAGGTCGAAGTAGAAACCATTGCCTCCAAAGTATTAATTGGGAAAAATTTCCTCAATCAGGAATTTACCAAGGACAATCTGCGATCGCAATTAAGCAATCAAAAATTTGGCATTATTCATCTCGCCACCCATGCCAAATTTATTGGTGAGTCCCCACAGAAATCCTTTATCCAATTCTGGGGCGATCGCTTACAAATGAGTCAGATGTCTCAAATGAATCTCGTAACCGATCTCCTCACCCTCAGCGCTTGCGAAACCGCACTGGGACAGAATCTTGGCTTGGCAGGTTTAGCCGTTGATTCGGGTGCGACCAGTGTATTGGCATCCCTATGGGAAGTCAGTGATGCTGGCACTGCCCCCTTAATGATTCGCTTCTATCAAGGATTACCAACTGCACCAAGTAAAGCGATCGCCCTTCAAGAAGCCCAATTAGCCTTTTTGCATGGTGAAGTTACGCTTGCCAACAATCAAATTAAAGGCATCAAAGGCTTTCCCAATATCCCCTTCTCAATTGACGCTAGAGGCATTGATCTCAAACATCCTTATTTTTGGTCTTCATTTACTCTAGTCGGTAACTGGTTATAA
- a CDS encoding cytochrome P450, producing MLSLINPVSTIEFLQKMQWVIDPVGYMESAAKEYPDIFTARIIGFNSSIVFVNEPQAIQQILTNDRKQFSAPGELNGILRPIVGDYSVFTLEGDRHKKRRQLVMPAFHGSRMQNYGQVIFDLTTKVLNNLTPQQPFIAREVMQDISLQIILQTVFGLHDGDRCQQLKSLLTEMTALFTSPLSSSLLFFPSLQKDLGAWSPWGNFLRQIEAIDQLIYAEIAEHRAKHDSDRTDILSMLISAIDEEGKSMTDVELRDELLALLLAGHETTATAMSWALYWIHRLPEVKEKLLQELQSVSDRHDWMSIFKLPYLTAVCNETLRIHPVAMLTFPRMVEEPVELLGHKLDPYTIVIGCIYLLHHREDLYPNASQFQPERFLDRQFSPYEFMPFGGGVRRCVGEALAQFEMKIVLATILTNYNLDLSDRHKVKPQRRGVTLAPAGGIKMVINSI from the coding sequence ATGCTTAGCCTCATCAATCCTGTCAGTACAATTGAATTTTTACAGAAGATGCAATGGGTCATCGATCCAGTTGGCTATATGGAGTCAGCCGCCAAAGAATATCCCGATATATTTACGGCTAGGATCATCGGCTTTAATAGTTCAATTGTTTTTGTGAACGAGCCACAAGCTATTCAGCAGATTTTGACCAACGATCGCAAACAATTTAGCGCCCCTGGAGAATTGAATGGCATTTTAAGACCAATTGTGGGGGATTATTCGGTTTTTACATTGGAAGGCGATCGCCACAAAAAACGTAGACAGTTAGTAATGCCAGCCTTTCATGGATCGCGAATGCAAAATTATGGGCAGGTTATTTTTGACTTAACCACCAAAGTATTGAATAACCTCACACCCCAGCAGCCATTCATTGCTAGAGAGGTCATGCAGGATATTTCCTTACAAATTATTTTACAAACGGTGTTTGGTTTACACGATGGCGATCGCTGTCAGCAACTTAAAAGTCTATTGACGGAAATGACCGCTTTATTTACTTCTCCATTAAGCTCATCATTGCTCTTCTTTCCTTCTTTGCAAAAAGATCTCGGTGCTTGGAGTCCTTGGGGAAATTTTTTACGTCAAATAGAAGCGATCGACCAATTAATTTATGCAGAAATAGCAGAGCATCGCGCTAAGCATGATTCCGATCGCACCGATATTTTATCGATGCTGATATCAGCAATTGATGAAGAAGGCAAAAGCATGACTGATGTTGAGTTGCGGGATGAACTACTTGCCCTGCTACTAGCGGGACATGAAACTACGGCAACTGCGATGTCTTGGGCTTTATATTGGATCCATCGCTTACCAGAAGTCAAAGAAAAGCTATTGCAAGAGCTACAGAGTGTCAGCGATCGCCATGATTGGATGAGCATTTTTAAATTGCCATATCTGACGGCAGTTTGTAATGAGACTTTGCGAATTCATCCTGTGGCAATGTTGACTTTTCCAAGAATGGTAGAAGAACCTGTGGAACTATTGGGACATAAATTAGATCCTTATACCATCGTGATCGGTTGCATTTATTTACTGCACCATCGCGAAGACTTGTATCCCAACGCAAGTCAGTTCCAACCAGAGCGATTTCTCGATCGCCAATTTTCTCCTTATGAGTTTATGCCCTTTGGTGGTGGTGTGCGCCGTTGCGTTGGTGAAGCCCTTGCCCAATTTGAAATGAAGATTGTTCTTGCCACAATTTTGACAAATTACAATTTAGATCTTAGCGATCGCCACAAAGTTAAGCCACAACGCCGAGGTGTGACTCTTGCCCCTGCTGGTGGTATTAAAATGGTTATTAACTCGATCTAA
- a CDS encoding response regulator, with amino-acid sequence MTEQFSEQPVFILLVEDNPNDAELAIRALRRSRISNQIQLLQDGAEALDFLFCRGDYAHRHINDQPKVILLDLKLPKVSGLEVLKQLKADQRTQMIPVVVLTSSSQDRDVIESYKLGVNSYIVKPVDFEQFNKSVEQLGFYWLLMNRSPVS; translated from the coding sequence ATGACTGAACAATTTTCTGAGCAACCTGTCTTTATCTTGTTAGTTGAAGACAACCCTAATGATGCGGAATTAGCAATTCGAGCTTTACGCCGTAGCAGGATTAGTAATCAAATTCAGTTGTTACAAGATGGTGCAGAAGCCCTTGATTTCCTGTTTTGTCGTGGAGACTATGCCCATCGTCATATTAACGATCAGCCTAAGGTGATTCTGTTAGATTTAAAGCTACCCAAAGTCAGTGGTCTCGAAGTTCTAAAACAGCTAAAAGCGGATCAGCGCACCCAAATGATTCCCGTCGTGGTGCTAACCTCGTCGTCACAGGATCGTGATGTGATCGAAAGCTATAAATTAGGTGTAAATAGCTATATTGTGAAGCCCGTTGATTTTGAACAATTTAACAAATCGGTTGAACAATTAGGATTTTATTGGTTGTTAATGAATCGATCGCCAGTTTCTTGA